From the genome of Pseudomonadota bacterium, one region includes:
- a CDS encoding NADP-dependent malic enzyme — MADELDKDALHYHEFPAPGKLEIRPTKRMVSQRDLALAYSPGVAAACTAIEGDPALAARYTSRGNLVAVISNGTAVLGLGSIGPLASKPVMEGKAVLFKKFAGVDCFDIEVDTTDVDAFCDAVAVLEPTFGGINLEDIRAPACFEIEKRLRARMNIPVFHDDQHGTAIVVAAAVRNALRIAGKALADCKLVASGAGAASIACLELLVSMGLPRENIIVCDTAGVVHVGRNEKMDEYKGAFATTAKGRTLSEVIGGADIFLGLSAPGVMTTEDVAAMADKPLIMALANPEPEIRPEVIQSVRDDAFIATGRSDYPNQVNNVLCFPFMFRGALDVGATAINEEMKIAAAEAISDIAMRESSDVVSAAYGGSVFEFGREYLIPKPFDPRLMTEIPVRVAEAAMRSGVATRPIEDVSQYRRQLTSFVYKSGNVMRPLFERARTSPRSVVFAEGESRRVLTAVQELLDENLCKPILVGRRAAIQDKITKLGLRYRIDDDVRVVEPGNNPDEARLATAYHERMRRRGAPPDYAGNTVRTTPTVIAALMVELGDADAMVCGIQGGYIRQVRHLRALIGLAPDASDFSAVTLLILSRGTYFLTDTHISEEPPADHIAETAAMGAKVVQRFGMQPRIALVSHSNFGTRDNPAAVKMREARALIAERHPELEVDGEMHADTALIEEHRDRIFPGSGYRGEANLLVFPNLDAANITYNTVKVLADAMPVGPMLTGVAKPAHVLTDAASVRTIVNVTAIAVTEAQEQGRGG, encoded by the coding sequence ATGGCTGATGAACTCGACAAAGACGCGCTCCACTACCACGAGTTTCCCGCGCCGGGAAAACTCGAGATCCGGCCGACCAAACGCATGGTCAGCCAGCGCGATCTGGCGCTCGCCTACTCGCCGGGTGTGGCGGCAGCGTGCACAGCCATCGAAGGGGATCCGGCGCTCGCCGCCCGCTATACCTCGCGCGGAAACCTCGTTGCGGTGATCAGCAACGGCACTGCCGTACTCGGACTCGGGTCGATCGGGCCGCTCGCGAGCAAGCCGGTCATGGAGGGCAAGGCGGTGCTCTTCAAGAAGTTCGCGGGTGTTGATTGTTTCGACATCGAGGTCGACACCACCGACGTCGACGCGTTCTGCGACGCCGTCGCGGTGTTGGAACCCACCTTCGGCGGTATCAACCTCGAGGACATCCGCGCGCCAGCGTGTTTCGAGATCGAGAAGCGCCTGCGTGCGCGCATGAACATCCCGGTGTTCCACGACGACCAACACGGCACCGCCATCGTGGTCGCCGCCGCGGTGCGCAACGCCTTGCGCATCGCCGGCAAGGCACTCGCGGACTGCAAGCTGGTGGCGAGCGGCGCGGGGGCTGCGTCGATTGCCTGTCTGGAGCTGTTGGTCAGCATGGGCTTGCCACGCGAGAACATCATCGTCTGCGACACCGCTGGCGTTGTGCACGTCGGCCGCAACGAGAAGATGGACGAGTACAAGGGCGCGTTCGCCACCACCGCCAAGGGCCGCACCCTGAGCGAGGTCATCGGCGGGGCTGACATCTTCCTCGGCCTCTCGGCGCCCGGGGTCATGACCACCGAGGATGTCGCGGCGATGGCCGACAAACCGTTGATCATGGCGCTCGCCAACCCCGAGCCCGAGATCCGGCCCGAAGTGATCCAGTCGGTGCGCGACGACGCGTTCATCGCGACCGGGCGGTCGGACTACCCCAATCAGGTCAACAACGTGCTCTGCTTCCCGTTCATGTTCCGCGGTGCGTTGGACGTCGGTGCGACCGCCATCAACGAGGAGATGAAGATCGCGGCGGCCGAGGCGATCTCGGACATCGCGATGCGCGAGTCCTCCGACGTGGTGTCGGCGGCCTACGGCGGCTCGGTGTTCGAGTTCGGCCGCGAGTACCTCATTCCCAAACCCTTCGACCCGAGGCTGATGACCGAAATCCCGGTGCGCGTGGCTGAAGCCGCGATGCGCTCGGGCGTGGCCACACGGCCGATCGAGGACGTGAGTCAGTACCGCCGGCAGCTCACGTCCTTCGTGTACAAGAGCGGCAACGTGATGCGACCGTTGTTCGAGCGCGCGCGCACCTCACCGCGCAGTGTGGTCTTCGCCGAGGGCGAGTCCCGGCGCGTGCTGACCGCGGTGCAGGAACTGCTGGACGAAAACCTCTGCAAACCGATCCTGGTCGGGCGGCGGGCCGCGATCCAGGACAAGATCACCAAACTCGGCCTGCGCTACCGCATCGACGACGATGTGCGCGTGGTCGAGCCGGGCAACAACCCGGACGAGGCGCGGCTGGCAACGGCCTACCACGAACGCATGCGCCGTCGCGGTGCGCCGCCGGACTACGCCGGCAACACGGTGCGCACCACGCCAACCGTGATCGCTGCCTTGATGGTGGAACTCGGTGATGCCGACGCGATGGTCTGTGGCATCCAGGGCGGCTACATCCGCCAGGTCCGGCACCTGCGTGCGTTGATCGGGCTCGCGCCCGACGCCTCCGATTTCTCCGCGGTGACACTCCTGATTCTGAGCCGGGGCACCTACTTCCTGACCGACACCCACATCTCGGAGGAGCCGCCCGCGGACCACATAGCCGAGACCGCGGCGATGGGCGCCAAGGTGGTGCAGCGCTTCGGCATGCAGCCACGCATTGCGCTGGTGTCGCATTCGAATTTTGGCACGCGCGACAACCCGGCGGCGGTGAAGATGCGCGAGGCGCGTGCCCTCATCGCCGAGCGGCATCCGGAGCTCGAGGTCGACGGCGAGATGCACGCTGACACGGCGCTGATCGAGGAGCACCGTGACCGCATCTTCCCCGGCAGCGGCTACCGTGGCGAGGCCAACCTGTTGGTCTTCCCCAACCTCGACGCGGCGAACATCACCTACAACACGGTCAAGGTGTTGGCGGACGCGATGCCGGTCGGCCCGATGCTGACGGGCGTCGCCAAACCCGCGCACGTGCTGACCGATGCGGCGTCGGTGCGGACGATCGTCAACGTGACGGCGATTGCCGTGACCGAAGCCCAGGAACAGGGCCGGGGCGGCTAG
- a CDS encoding GntR family transcriptional regulator: MPEPPVAVLADQALYEHLVDAILARQLLPGERLSEASLVLAFGVSRTTVRKVLHRLEAEDVLDIRPNCGASVASTPPTVALEYLAARRVLEGELAERASTRAGAADIRRLRAIHARERRALSSGERGSALRYATDLHFAIAQCAGNAPLAEAARRVICRNQLIVAQYAADAPDAGCACADHAAVIDAIAGGDPVVARTTMVDHLDGLARQLVLSLNDSEVPA; encoded by the coding sequence ATGCCCGAGCCTCCCGTCGCAGTTCTGGCCGATCAGGCGCTGTACGAGCACCTGGTCGACGCGATCCTGGCGCGTCAGCTGTTGCCGGGCGAGCGCCTGTCCGAGGCCTCGCTCGTGCTGGCCTTCGGCGTCAGCCGCACCACCGTGCGCAAGGTCCTGCACCGCCTCGAGGCCGAGGACGTGCTGGACATCCGACCCAACTGCGGTGCCTCGGTGGCCAGCACGCCGCCGACGGTTGCGCTCGAGTACCTTGCCGCGCGGCGCGTGCTCGAAGGCGAGCTTGCCGAGCGTGCCAGCACGCGCGCGGGCGCAGCGGACATCCGCCGGTTGCGGGCGATTCACGCGCGTGAGCGCCGCGCACTGTCCTCTGGCGAACGGGGGTCGGCGCTGCGGTACGCAACGGACTTGCATTTTGCCATCGCTCAGTGTGCTGGCAACGCGCCACTTGCTGAAGCCGCGCGCCGCGTGATCTGTCGCAACCAGCTTATTGTTGCGCAGTACGCCGCGGATGCGCCCGACGCAGGCTGTGCCTGCGCGGACCACGCGGCCGTGATTGATGCGATTGCCGGCGGTGATCCGGTGGTCGCGCGCACGACGATGGTGGACCACCTCGACGGCCTTGCCCGGCAGCTTGTGCTGTCGCTGAACGACTCGGAGGTGCCTGCATGA